GGGTGGTCTTGCCGTGGTCGACGTGCCCGATGGTACCCACGTTCACGTGGGGCTTGGTCCGCTCAAACGTTCCTTTTGCCATGATGATTTCCTCCAAGCGGTGGGTGGGCACGCCAAAGTGACCCTTTGATCGGGCCTGTGGGCGCACTCCCACATTGGGTTGATTCCCGCCAGGGCAGTGTCCCGCCTTGCTGGCACGTTGCGGGGGGACCGGAGTCACCCGCCGCACCGACTTGTCAGGGTACCCAATCCGGGCCGAGGCTGCAAGCCCCGGCCCCCCTCCCCCTGTCCTAGCGACGCAGGTACGCCTGCACCTCCCGGTCGAAGAGGCCGAAGAGCATGATCAGGCCCAGCACCGTGCCAAAGGGCAGGACCAGCAGGCTGAGCACCGCGATCACCAGGGTGGAGACCCAACCCCAGCGCCGTCCTTCCAGCACTGCCCGCCGGGTGAAATACAGCCACAGCACCAGCGCCGAGGTCAGCGCGAAGGACAGCCACAGCACCGTTTGAATCTGCGCCTCGCTGATCTGGAGGGCCGGTTCTCCCGTCGCCGCCGAGAGGTCGGCGAGGACCTGCCGGATGGTCGGGCCGGAGAAAGGCAGGGTCAGCAGCGAGATGGCGTTATAGATCAGGGCGATCAGCAGGGGCGTGGTCAACAGGCCCAGGCGGGCGGGGCGGACGGCTGGAGAGGGGGTGGGCACACTCATGGGGGCAGGCTAGAGCATCCGGCCCCGGCTGGACTCGGAGGGCCAACGAAAAAGCGCCCCCAGGTGGGGACGCTTCTTCTCGCCTAGCCCAGCCGGGCCGGGGCGTTTACTTCTTCATCAGTTGCTGCGCGAGGTTGTTCGGCACCTGGGTGTAGTGGTCGAAGAACATCGAGTAGCTGGCGCGGCCCTGGGTCTTGGAGCGCATGTCGGTGGCGTAGCCGAACATCTCGGAGAGGGGCACGAAGGCCTTCACGATCTGCGCGTTGCCACGGGCTTCCATGCCCTGGATCTGACCACGGCGGCTGTTCAGGTCGCCGATGATGTCGCCCATGTACTCCTCGGGGGTGGTGACCTCCACGCGCATCACGGGTTCCAGAATCGCGGGGCTGCCCTTCTGAACGGCTTCCTTGAGGCCCATGCTGCCCGCGATCTTGAACGCCATTTCGCTGGAGTCCACCTCGTGGTAGCTGCCGTCATACAGGGTGACCTTGAGGTCCACGACGGGGAAGCCGAGCATGGGGCCACTCTGCATCGCTTCCTCGATGCCCTTCTGGGCCGGCCCGATGTACTCCTTGGGCACGGTGCCGCCCACGACGGCGTTCTCGAAGATGAAGCCCGCGCCAGGTTCCAGCGGCTCCACGCGCAGCTTCACGTGGCCGTACTGCCCGCGACCACCGGACTGGCGGGCGAACTTGCTGTCCACCTCGACCTGCTTGGTGATGGTCTCCCGGTAGGCCACCTGCGGGGCGCCCACGTTGGCCTCCACCTTGTACTCGCGCTTGAGGCGGTCGACCAGAATTTCAAGGTGCAGCTCGCCCATCCCGGCGATGGTGGTCTGGCCGCTCTCCTGGTCGGACTCCACCTTGAAGGTGGGGTCTTCTTCGGCGAGCTTCTGCAGACCGATGCCCATCTTTTCCTGGTCGGCCTTGGTCTTGGGCTCGATGGCGAGCTTGATGACGGGCTCGGGCACGTCGATGGACTCGAGCAGCACGCGCTCGTCGCCGTCGCCGATCAGGGTGTTGCCGGTGCCCGCGTCCTTGAGGCCGATCACGGCGCCGAGTTCCCCGGCCTTGAGCTCGGTGACTTCCTCGCGGCTGTTGGCGTGCATCTTCAGCAGGCGGCCGACGCGCTCGCGCTTCTCCTTGGAAGCGTTGTACACGTAGCTGCCCGACTGGAGGGTGCCCGAGTAGATGCGCACGAAGGTCAAGCGGCCCACGTAGGGGTCGGCCATGATCTTGAACGCCAGCGCGGCGAGCTTGCCTTCGGGGTCGGCGGGGAATTCGCGGGTTTCCTCGCTGTCCTCCACCGCGCCCTTGATGGCGGGCACTTCCAGCGGGCTGGGCAGATAGTCAATCACGGCATCGAGGAGGAGCTGCACGCCCTTGTTCTTCAGCGCCGAGCCGCACAGCACCGGGAAGATGCGCTTCTCGATGGTCCCCTTGCGAATCGCCGCGACCAGTTGCTCGACGCTGGGCTCCTCGCCTTCGAGGTACATCATCATCAGGTCTTCGTCGACCTCGGCGGCCGCCTCGATCAGCTGCTGGCGCATCTCGCGCACCTTGTCCATGTATTCCTCGGGCACGTCACCGACGGTGATTTCGGTGCCGAGGTCATTGGTGAAGGTGTGCGACTGCATGCGGATAATGTCGATGATCCCCTTGAAGTCGCTTTCCTGACCCATGGGGTACTGGACCGGAGCGGGGATCGCGCCCAGGCGCTCGCGGATATCGTTCACCACGAGTTCGAACGAAGCGCCCGTCTTGTCCATCTTGTTGGAGAAGGCGATGCGGGGCACGCCGTACCGGTCCGCCTGGCGCCACACGGTCTCGGACTGCGGCTCGACGCCCTGCGAGGAGTCGAACACCGCGACCGCGCCGTCGAGCACGCGCATGGAACGCTCCACCTCAATGGTGAAGTCCACGTGGCCGGGCGTGTCGATGATGTTGACGACGTATTCCTCGTTCGTGCCCGAACGGGTCCACTTGGCGGTGGTGGCGGCGGCAGTGATGGTGATGCCGCGCTCGCGCTCCTGCTCCATCCAGTCCATCGTCGCGGCACCGTCGTGCACCTCGCCGATGTTGCGGTTACGCCCGGTGAAGAACAGGATGCGCTCGGTGGTCGTGGTCTTGCCCGCGTCAATGTGCGCGGCAATCCCGATGTTGCGGAAGTGCGTAAGGTAGCTCTGCGCTTTGGTGGTCATAGGACTCCCTATTGTCCGTGGTGACGTGTCCGGTCACCGTAAGGTTCGCTGCCGGATGTTCCAGCGAAACGGGACAGACGGCATCGGGGGCCGCTGTCCGGTCACGCTCTATTCAGCCGGAGTGAATTACCAGCGGTAATGGGCGTAGGCGCGGTTGGCTTCCGCCATGCGCTCCACGTCGTCTTTCTTCTTGATGGCGCCGCCACGGCCCTGCGCGGCGTCCATGATCTCGCCCGCGAGACGCTCGATAGCGGTGCGCTCGGGGCGGCCCTCCACGGCGGCGAGCATCCAGCGCAGGGTCAGGCTCTGCTGACGGCGGGCGCTGACCTCGACGGGCACTTGGTAGGTCGAGCCACCCACGCGGCGACTGCGGACTTCGACGCGGGGCTTGACGTTGTCAAAGGCCTGCTTGAAGACCTTGAGGGGCTCCTGGCCGGTGCGCTCCTGCACCAGACGGCAAGCTCCATAGAAGATGCGGCTGGCGAGGTTCTTCTTGCCGTCTTCCATGATGCGGTTGATCATCGCGCTCACCAGCACGTCCTGATACACCAGGTCGGGCTGAACGGGGCGCACTTCTGCTCTGCGGCGACGTGCCATGTTGACTCCTTAACTCTTGACTCGGTACATGGGCCTCACCCCCGGAAGGGACGGCCCCGTTTCACGCTTGCCGGGCGGGGGCCGGACCTTCTCCCCCACGGTCCGTCACGCGGGGGTTACTTCTTTTTGCCAGCGGCGGCAGCAGCGCCCGCCTTGGGCTTCTTGGTGCCGTACTTGGAGCGGCTCTTGTTGCGGTCCTTGACGCCCTGGGTGTCGAGGGTGCCGCGCACGATGTGGTAGCGCACACCGGGGAGGTCCTTGACACGGCCGCCGCGGATGAGCACGACGGAGTGCTCCTGAAGGTTGTGGCCTTCGCCGGGGATGTAGGCCGTGACCTCGAACTGGCTCGACAGGCGCACACGGGCGATCTTGCGCAGCGCCGAGTTGGGCTTCTTGGGGGTGGTGGTCTTCACGACCGTGCAGACGCCGCGGCGGAAGGGGCTGCCCTTGAGGGCCGGGACCTTGCTCTTCTTCTGCAGGGTGGCGCGCCCCTTGCGGAGCAGTTGCTGGGTGGTAGGCAGGGTGAATCACTCCTTACTGGGCACGGTGCTTCTTCGCACGTCGTGCGGGTGGTCCCACCCACGCACCCTCCCTGGCGGGAAGGCGGGAGCGGGGACGGGTTGACCGGAACAGCCGAGGTGATCAACGCGGAATGCCGCTGAAGGCCGTCAGCATCGGCCCAGGAACCGCGCGTGCCGAACAACGCCCCTGGTGCAACCCTGAACCGGGCCGTTGTCAACCGGAGCAGCATACCGCCTGGCGCGGCGGGGGCGCAAGGACGGGGCTCAGCCTTCTTCCAGGCGCTCCTCGGCGCCTCCCTCCTCGTCGATCCACAAGCGGGGCGTGCCCAGGGACAGCGGCAGGGTCAGGCCCGCAAGGTAGGTCTGGAGGTGTTCCGGCAGCTCGGAGACGTGCAGCGGCTGACGCGGCGCGGCCACCAGACGGTAGACGCCGGGCTCACCGGGAACGTGGTCGTAGACGTAGGCCCCCCGGCGCTGCGGCGGGGTGAGGTGCTCGTCGAAGCCGCCCGCCAGCGCGTTGGCCTCCTCGCGCTCGGGGCGGGTGTCGATCCAGACATGCAGGGCTTCGAGCAGCTCCTCGGAAGCGAGGGCCGAGGCCGGAACGTGGGGATCGCCCGCCGCCATGAATTGCCCGATGTGCCCAGCGGCGTCGGCGGCGAACCAGTCGAACTCAACGCCGGTGATCTCCTCGCGGGTGATGACGGTGTGCCCTTCCGTGAGGCTCATTCGGCCCCCCCGGCGCGGAAGGCGGCAGCCACGACCTCGCGGGCCTCGGCCATCACCTGCCGCAGATGCTCCTCGCCCCCGAAGCTTTCGGCGTAGATCTTGTACACGTCCTCGGTGCCGCTGGGACGGGCGGCGAACCAGGCGCGGTCGGTGGTCACCTTCAGGCCGCCGATGGGTTCGCCGTTGCCGGGAGCGCGGGTCAGCTTGGCAGTGATGGGGTCGCCCGCCAGTGTGGAGGCGGTGACCTGCTCAGGGCTGAGATTGGACAACACCTTCTTCTGGGCCGCGTTGGCGGGCGCGTCCTGACGGTCGTAGGCCGTCTCGCCGTACTGCTCGGTCAGGGCCGCGAAGCGCTGGGAAGGTGTCTGCCCCGTCCTCGCCGTGATCTCGGCAGCGAGGAGGCCGGGAATGATCCCGTCCTTGTCAGTGCTCCACGCGCCGCCGTCCATCCGCAGGAAGCTCGCACCCGCGCTCTCCTCTCCCCCGAAGCCGAGCGAACCGGTCAGCAGGCCGTCCACGAAGTACTTGAAGCCCACGGGGACCTCGACCAGCCGCCGCCCCAGGCCCGCCGTCACCCGGTCGATCAGGGCGCTCGACACCAGCGTCTTGCCCACGCCCGCGTCCGCGCTCCAGCCGGGCCGGTTCTGGAACAGGTAGCCAATCATCACCGCGAGGTAATGGTTGGGGTTCATCAGCCCGTCGGCGGTGACGATGCCGTGGCGGTCAGCGTCGGGATCGTTGCCCACGGCCACGTCAAAGTCGTCCTTGAGCCGCAGCAGCCCGGCCATCGCGTAGGGGCTGGAGCAATCCATCCGGATCTTGCCGTCGCGGTCGACTGGCATAAAGGCGAAGCGGGGGTCCACCGTCTCATTGACGATGGTGAGGTTCAGGCCGTGCGCGTCCCGAATCGCCTCCCAGACGGGCAGGCTGGCGCCACCAAGGGGATCGACGCCCAACCGCACGCCGCTCTCGCGGATGGTGGCGAGATCCACGACCTGATCCAGTTCGGCCACGTAGGGGGCCACGAAATCGAACGGCTCCAGCGCGGCGAGGGCGTCGTCCAGGCCTACCCGCCGCACGTCCCGCAATCCCCCTTCCAGCAGCGCGTTGGCCCGTGCCTGCACGCCTCCCGTCACGTCCGTATCGGCGGGGCCGCCCGAGGGCGGGTTGTACTTGAAGCCGCCGTCCCGCGGGGGGTTGTGGCTGGGGGTGATGACGATGCCGTCGGCGGTCCCGTCTCCCCCGGCGCGGTTATGGTTCAAGATCGCGTGGCTGATCAGCGGCGTAGGTGTGAAAAAGCCCGGCTGGGCACGCACGCGCACCCCGTTGGCGACGAGGACTTGCAGCGCCGTCATCCACGCGGGTTCGCTGAGGGCGTGCGTGTCCAGGCCCAGGTACAGCGGCCCGGTGATGCCTGCCGCCGCCCGGTGCTCCGCGACGGCCTGCGAGACGGCGAGGATGTGCGCCTCGTTGAAGGAGCCGTTCAACGACGTGCCCCGGTGCCCGCTGGTGCCGAAAGACACGCGCTGCGACGCGTTCTGGGGGTCGGGTCGGGTCTCGTAGTAGTGGGCCACCAGGCGCGGAATGTTGGTGAGCAGCGAGGGCGGCGCGGGCTGCCCGGCGAGGTCGTGGAGGGTCATGTTCCGCAGTGTAAGCACCCCGTCCCCGCCGGAGCCTGAGCCGAGACAGGGTGAATCTTGGCGCAAAAGCCCTCTCCCCTTCCCTGCTACCCTCGGCCCATGCGCGAGTTCCTGAACGACTGGTGGCGGCTGCTCAAGCTGATCGTCCTGTCACTGGCGGTCCCGGTGGTGCTGTGGCTGCTGCTGGTATGGACGGGCGTGCTGCGGTAGGACAAGGTGGAGGACGGCGGGTTCGACCTCGCAGGGGCGCGGGAAGCGGCCGCACAGGGCCGTCTGGCCGGGTGGGTGGACCTGCACCTGCGGCAGCCGGGCGGCAATCCGGCGCTGGCGGATGGGCTGAGGCTGGCGCCCCGCCTCTGGGAAGGACCAATTCAGGTGCGTCTCTCCGCTCTGGAACGGTGCTGTGGCCCCGAACCGGGGATGGAATACCCCGAGCCCACCGGAAGCTGGAAAGCCCGCGTGCTGGCCCTGGCCGCGCATGTCGGTGCGGGAGGCCGCCTCGCGCCCCTGATCGTGCAGCGGCGGGGCGGCATCCTGTCCGTGCGGGACGGCAACCACCGGCTGGGTGCCCTGGAATCCCTGGGAGAATCTGCGGCGTGGGTCCTGATCTGGACGGATGCCCCGGCAGGTTGACCCCCTGCCCCCGCACACTGGAACCGCTCCCAACGCGGGGTTTCGGTGCGGGCGTGTTAGCTTCCCCCCATGACGGGCAAGCAGAAGGGGCAGGCGGGCACGCAACCGGGGCCGGGCCGGGCGAACAGTTTCGAGCATGCGCTGGTGCTGGAAACCGCGCGGGTGACCGAAGGCGCGGCGCTGGCCGCGAGCCGCTGGGTCGGCATGGGCGACAAGAACGCGGTGGACGGCGCGGGCACCGAGGCGATGCGCGAACTGCTGAACTCGCTGGACATCCGGGGCCGGGTGGTGATCGGGGAAGGCGAGATGGACGAGGCCCCGATGCTCTACATCGGCGAGGAGCTGGGGCGCGGGCAGCACGAGGTGGACATCGCGGTGGACCCGGTGGAGGGAACGTCCGTCACCGCCAAGGGCCTGCCCAACGGCCTCGCGGTGATCGCCCTGTCCGAGCGCGGCGGCCTGATGCACGCGCCCGACTGCTATATGGACAAGCTGGTCGTGCCGCCCCCCGCCGCCGGACGGGTGCACCTCGACTGGCCGGTGGAGGCCAATCTCGCCGTGCTCGCGCAGAGCCTGGAGCGCGACGTGGAGGACCTGCTCGTCACGATTCTCGACCGTGAGCGGCACGCCGACCTGATTCGTAAGGTGCGGGCGGCGGGTGCCCGCGTGAAGCTGATCGGGGACGGGGACGTGGTTGCCAGCCTCGCCGTGGGCGTGCGCGGCACCGGGGTCCACGCGCTGATGGGCTCGGGCGGCGCTCCCGAAGGGGTGCTCTCGGCGGCGGCGATGAAGTGCCTGGGCGCCGAGATCCAGGGCCGCTTCATCGCCGAGGACGACGCCATGCGCGAGCGCTTCGCGCAGATGGGCGTGGACGAGAAGAAGGTCTACCGCACCGACGAACTCGCGCCGGGGGGGCAGATCGTCTTTTCCGCGACCGGCATCACCTACGGCGAACTGCTGAGCGGCGTTCGGCGCTTCGGCGGCGGCGCCCGCACGCACACCCTGGTCATGGGCTACGCCACCCGCGTGGTGCGCTTTATCGACACGGTGCATCTGGAGGACGACTCCGCCCGCGTCACCATCCGCGTCTGATCCGGTGGCCGTCCACTCCGTTCTCCCACCCAGGAGCACCGATGGGAGAACTCCTTTCCCGGCAACCGTTTTGTTCCTGCCCGCTCCGCTCTGGTTGAACGGTGACAACACCTGTTCAACCCGAATCCTTCTGACCCTTCCGGCCAGCGTTCAGGGTAATGGATCGCTTAATGTTGAACTATCTGCTTGGGGGGAGTAGGCTGAGGCCATGACGAACCCTGTGCGGATGACGATCCTCTACTACTCGACCTACGGCACGAACTACCAGATGGCGGAAGTGGCCGCCGAGGCCGCCCGCGAGGCCGGGGCCGAGGTGCGGCTGGTCAAGGCCCGCGAGACGGCCCCGCAGAGCGTGGTGGACAGCCAGGAGGCGTGGAAGGCGCAGCAGGAGCGCACCGCGCATATCCCCGAGGCAACCCCCGACGACATGCAGAACACCGACGCCATCCTGATCAGCACGCCCACCCGCTGGGGCGGCTCCGCGAGCCAGCTCCGGGTCTTTATCGACACGCTGGGCGGGCTGTGGGCCTCGGGGGCGCTGGCGGACAAGACCTTCAGCGTGATGACGAGCGCCCAGAACCCCAACGGCGGGCAGGAAACCACCATCCAGACCCTGTACGTCATGGCCGCGCACTGGGGCGCGATCATCGTGCCCCCCGGCTACACCGACCCCGCGATCTTCGCCTCGGGCGGCAACCCCTACGGCGCCAGCGTGACCGCTAACGGCCAGCCGCTGAGCGAGGAGGACAAGGCCAGCATCCGCCACCAGGCCCGCCGTCAGGTTGAGGTGACCCGCAAGCTCAA
This region of Deinococcus sp. HSC-46F16 genomic DNA includes:
- the fusA gene encoding elongation factor G, whose amino-acid sequence is MTTKAQSYLTHFRNIGIAAHIDAGKTTTTERILFFTGRNRNIGEVHDGAATMDWMEQERERGITITAAATTAKWTRSGTNEEYVVNIIDTPGHVDFTIEVERSMRVLDGAVAVFDSSQGVEPQSETVWRQADRYGVPRIAFSNKMDKTGASFELVVNDIRERLGAIPAPVQYPMGQESDFKGIIDIIRMQSHTFTNDLGTEITVGDVPEEYMDKVREMRQQLIEAAAEVDEDLMMMYLEGEEPSVEQLVAAIRKGTIEKRIFPVLCGSALKNKGVQLLLDAVIDYLPSPLEVPAIKGAVEDSEETREFPADPEGKLAALAFKIMADPYVGRLTFVRIYSGTLQSGSYVYNASKEKRERVGRLLKMHANSREEVTELKAGELGAVIGLKDAGTGNTLIGDGDERVLLESIDVPEPVIKLAIEPKTKADQEKMGIGLQKLAEEDPTFKVESDQESGQTTIAGMGELHLEILVDRLKREYKVEANVGAPQVAYRETITKQVEVDSKFARQSGGRGQYGHVKLRVEPLEPGAGFIFENAVVGGTVPKEYIGPAQKGIEEAMQSGPMLGFPVVDLKVTLYDGSYHEVDSSEMAFKIAGSMGLKEAVQKGSPAILEPVMRVEVTTPEEYMGDIIGDLNSRRGQIQGMEARGNAQIVKAFVPLSEMFGYATDMRSKTQGRASYSMFFDHYTQVPNNLAQQLMKK
- the rpsG gene encoding 30S ribosomal protein S7 yields the protein MARRRRAEVRPVQPDLVYQDVLVSAMINRIMEDGKKNLASRIFYGACRLVQERTGQEPLKVFKQAFDNVKPRVEVRSRRVGGSTYQVPVEVSARRQQSLTLRWMLAAVEGRPERTAIERLAGEIMDAAQGRGGAIKKKDDVERMAEANRAYAHYRW
- the rpsL gene encoding 30S ribosomal protein S12 gives rise to the protein MPTTQQLLRKGRATLQKKSKVPALKGSPFRRGVCTVVKTTTPKKPNSALRKIARVRLSSQFEVTAYIPGEGHNLQEHSVVLIRGGRVKDLPGVRYHIVRGTLDTQGVKDRNKSRSKYGTKKPKAGAAAAAGKKK
- the pgm gene encoding phosphoglucomutase (alpha-D-glucose-1,6-bisphosphate-dependent), which codes for MTLHDLAGQPAPPSLLTNIPRLVAHYYETRPDPQNASQRVSFGTSGHRGTSLNGSFNEAHILAVSQAVAEHRAAAGITGPLYLGLDTHALSEPAWMTALQVLVANGVRVRAQPGFFTPTPLISHAILNHNRAGGDGTADGIVITPSHNPPRDGGFKYNPPSGGPADTDVTGGVQARANALLEGGLRDVRRVGLDDALAALEPFDFVAPYVAELDQVVDLATIRESGVRLGVDPLGGASLPVWEAIRDAHGLNLTIVNETVDPRFAFMPVDRDGKIRMDCSSPYAMAGLLRLKDDFDVAVGNDPDADRHGIVTADGLMNPNHYLAVMIGYLFQNRPGWSADAGVGKTLVSSALIDRVTAGLGRRLVEVPVGFKYFVDGLLTGSLGFGGEESAGASFLRMDGGAWSTDKDGIIPGLLAAEITARTGQTPSQRFAALTEQYGETAYDRQDAPANAAQKKVLSNLSPEQVTASTLAGDPITAKLTRAPGNGEPIGGLKVTTDRAWFAARPSGTEDVYKIYAESFGGEEHLRQVMAEAREVVAAAFRAGGAE
- the glpX gene encoding class II fructose-bisphosphatase, which codes for MTGKQKGQAGTQPGPGRANSFEHALVLETARVTEGAALAASRWVGMGDKNAVDGAGTEAMRELLNSLDIRGRVVIGEGEMDEAPMLYIGEELGRGQHEVDIAVDPVEGTSVTAKGLPNGLAVIALSERGGLMHAPDCYMDKLVVPPPAAGRVHLDWPVEANLAVLAQSLERDVEDLLVTILDRERHADLIRKVRAAGARVKLIGDGDVVASLAVGVRGTGVHALMGSGGAPEGVLSAAAMKCLGAEIQGRFIAEDDAMRERFAQMGVDEKKVYRTDELAPGGQIVFSATGITYGELLSGVRRFGGGARTHTLVMGYATRVVRFIDTVHLEDDSARVTIRV
- the wrbA gene encoding NAD(P)H:quinone oxidoreductase, with protein sequence MTNPVRMTILYYSTYGTNYQMAEVAAEAAREAGAEVRLVKARETAPQSVVDSQEAWKAQQERTAHIPEATPDDMQNTDAILISTPTRWGGSASQLRVFIDTLGGLWASGALADKTFSVMTSAQNPNGGQETTIQTLYVMAAHWGAIIVPPGYTDPAIFASGGNPYGASVTANGQPLSEEDKASIRHQARRQVEVTRKLKG